One segment of Haliotis asinina isolate JCU_RB_2024 chromosome 12, JCU_Hal_asi_v2, whole genome shotgun sequence DNA contains the following:
- the LOC137257816 gene encoding cytoplasmic dynein 1 light intermediate chain 2-like isoform X3 has protein sequence MAPIGEKDDRMGTSVGDDGSTDDSQNLWAHILSEVQSSSASKLSSSRSVLVLGDNDSGKTTLIAKLQGVEEPKKGSGLEYYYIDVKDEYRDEQARLNVWCLDGDPSHTGLLKYALTEQNFSDTLVMLVASMTHPWSLMEALEKWVSILREHIDRLKIPSEKMRDYEQSLVRFFQEYSAPEEGHSTSAPHRGDSNPLHPSASATDEEKVLLPLGESTLSQNLGIPIVVVITKSDAISTLEKEHDFREEHFDFIQQHIRKFCLSYGASLLYSSVKEDRNCELLYKYLVHRIYGFPFTSQAYVVEKDSVFVPSGWDNEKKISILYENMSSMKPEDAFDDVIAKPVTRKPVQRDAEITAEDEQVFLMKQQTQLSKQPQPGTQGPAEGTPQRMQRPQVQRTPERQGSSPSTPGRGKGEGKAPAGATSEGMLANFFNSLLNKKTGQPGGAGTGTDKVSRDAAAELERMTRGKKPAETNSNDTSASGS, from the exons ATGGCGCCCATCGGAGAAAAGGATGACAGGATGGGCACGTCGGTTGGGGATGATGGCTCAACAGATGACTCTCAAAATTTGTG ggCCCATATTTTGAGTGAGGTTCAGTCCAGCTCAGCCTCCAAGTTGTCATCATCTAGATCAGTATTAGTGTTAG GTGACAATGACTCCGGCAAGACTACATTGATAGCCAAGCTTCAGGGAGTGGAGGAGCCGAAGAAAGGCTCTGGATTGGAATACTACTACATTGATGTTAAAGATGAATACAGAGACG AACAAGCACGACTAAATGTGTGGTGCCTGGACGGAGACCCGAGTCACACTGGACTCCTGAAGTACGCGCTGACAGAGCAGAACTTCTCCGACACACTGGTGATGTTGGTGGCCAGTATGACACACCCCTGGTCTCTCATGGAGGCCCTAGAGAAGTGGGTGTCCATTTTGAGAGAACACATTGACAGACTGAAGATACCCTCAGAGAAGATGAGGGACTATGAACAAAGCT TGGTTCGGTTCTTCCAGGAGTACAGTGCCCCAGAGGAGGGTCATTCCACTTCAGCCCCACACCGGGGGGACAGCAATCCCCTCCATCCCTCTGCCTCGGCCACAGACGAGGAGAAGGTCCTCCTCCCACTCGGGGAAAGCACGCTATCACAGAACCTAGGAATTCCAATAGTAGTAGTTATAACAAAG AGTGACGCAATCTCAACATTGGAAAAGGAGCATGACTTTCGAGAAGAGCATTTCGATTTCATTCAACAGCATATTAGGAAGTTCTGTCTAAGTT ATGGTGCATCATTGTTATACTCATCTGTGAAGGAAGACCGGAACTGTGAATTATTGTACAAATATTTAGTACACAGAATATATGGATTCCCCTTCACATCTCAAGCCTATGTGGTGGAGAAGGACAGTGTCTTTGT ACCATCAGGTTGggataatgagaagaaaattagcatattatatgaaaatatgaGTAGCATGAAACCAGAAGATGCATTTGATGATGTCATAGCCAAACCAGTCACGAGAAAG CCGGTGCAGAGAGATGCTGAGATCACTGCTGAAGACGAGCAGGTGTTCCTCATGAAACAACAGACACAACTGAGCAAGCAACCCCAGCCGGGGACGCAGGGG CCTGCAGAGGGCACCCCACAAAGGATGCAGCGTCCACAGGTACAACGCACCCCGGAGAGACAGGGGTCATCACCAAGCACGCCTGGCCGAGGCAAG GGGGAGGGCAAGGCGCCCGCTGGAGCCACCAGCGAGGGGATGCTGGCCAACTTTTTCAACAGTTTACTCAACAAGAAGACTGGTCAGCCTGGAGGTGCTGGCACGGGAACAG ATAAAGTTTCGCGAGATGCTGCGGCAGAGTTGGAGCGGATGACGAGGGGAAAGAAGCCAGCGGAGACCAATTCAAATGACACAAGTGCCTCGGGATCCTGA
- the LOC137257816 gene encoding cytoplasmic dynein 1 light intermediate chain 2-like isoform X1: protein MAPIGEKDDRMGTSVGDDGSTDDSQNLWAHILSEVQSSSASKLSSSRSVLVLGDNDSGKTTLIAKLQGVEEPKKGSGLEYYYIDVKDEYRDEQARLNVWCLDGDPSHTGLLKYALTEQNFSDTLVMLVASMTHPWSLMEALEKWVSILREHIDRLKIPSEKMRDYEQSLVRFFQEYSAPEEGHSTSAPHRGDSNPLHPSASATDEEKVLLPLGESTLSQNLGIPIVVVITKSDAISTLEKEHDFREEHFDFIQQHIRKFCLSYGASLLYSSVKEDRNCELLYKYLVHRIYGFPFTSQAYVVEKDSVFVPSGWDNEKKISILYENMSSMKPEDAFDDVIAKPVTRKPVQRDAEITAEDEQVFLMKQQTQLSKQPQPGTQGPAEGTPQRMQRPQVQRTPERQGSSPSTPGRGKGEGKAPAGATSEGMLANFFNSLLNKKTGQPGGAGTGTGTPPISDKVSRDAAAELERMTRGKKPAETNSNDTSASGS, encoded by the exons ATGGCGCCCATCGGAGAAAAGGATGACAGGATGGGCACGTCGGTTGGGGATGATGGCTCAACAGATGACTCTCAAAATTTGTG ggCCCATATTTTGAGTGAGGTTCAGTCCAGCTCAGCCTCCAAGTTGTCATCATCTAGATCAGTATTAGTGTTAG GTGACAATGACTCCGGCAAGACTACATTGATAGCCAAGCTTCAGGGAGTGGAGGAGCCGAAGAAAGGCTCTGGATTGGAATACTACTACATTGATGTTAAAGATGAATACAGAGACG AACAAGCACGACTAAATGTGTGGTGCCTGGACGGAGACCCGAGTCACACTGGACTCCTGAAGTACGCGCTGACAGAGCAGAACTTCTCCGACACACTGGTGATGTTGGTGGCCAGTATGACACACCCCTGGTCTCTCATGGAGGCCCTAGAGAAGTGGGTGTCCATTTTGAGAGAACACATTGACAGACTGAAGATACCCTCAGAGAAGATGAGGGACTATGAACAAAGCT TGGTTCGGTTCTTCCAGGAGTACAGTGCCCCAGAGGAGGGTCATTCCACTTCAGCCCCACACCGGGGGGACAGCAATCCCCTCCATCCCTCTGCCTCGGCCACAGACGAGGAGAAGGTCCTCCTCCCACTCGGGGAAAGCACGCTATCACAGAACCTAGGAATTCCAATAGTAGTAGTTATAACAAAG AGTGACGCAATCTCAACATTGGAAAAGGAGCATGACTTTCGAGAAGAGCATTTCGATTTCATTCAACAGCATATTAGGAAGTTCTGTCTAAGTT ATGGTGCATCATTGTTATACTCATCTGTGAAGGAAGACCGGAACTGTGAATTATTGTACAAATATTTAGTACACAGAATATATGGATTCCCCTTCACATCTCAAGCCTATGTGGTGGAGAAGGACAGTGTCTTTGT ACCATCAGGTTGggataatgagaagaaaattagcatattatatgaaaatatgaGTAGCATGAAACCAGAAGATGCATTTGATGATGTCATAGCCAAACCAGTCACGAGAAAG CCGGTGCAGAGAGATGCTGAGATCACTGCTGAAGACGAGCAGGTGTTCCTCATGAAACAACAGACACAACTGAGCAAGCAACCCCAGCCGGGGACGCAGGGG CCTGCAGAGGGCACCCCACAAAGGATGCAGCGTCCACAGGTACAACGCACCCCGGAGAGACAGGGGTCATCACCAAGCACGCCTGGCCGAGGCAAG GGGGAGGGCAAGGCGCCCGCTGGAGCCACCAGCGAGGGGATGCTGGCCAACTTTTTCAACAGTTTACTCAACAAGAAGACTGGTCAGCCTGGAGGTGCTGGCACGGGAACAGGTACGCCTCCCATCTCAG ATAAAGTTTCGCGAGATGCTGCGGCAGAGTTGGAGCGGATGACGAGGGGAAAGAAGCCAGCGGAGACCAATTCAAATGACACAAGTGCCTCGGGATCCTGA
- the LOC137257816 gene encoding cytoplasmic dynein 1 light intermediate chain 2-like isoform X2, with product MAPIGEKDDRMGTSVGDDGSTDDSQNLWAHILSEVQSSSASKLSSSRSVLVLGDNDSGKTTLIAKLQGVEEPKKGSGLEYYYIDVKDEYRDEQARLNVWCLDGDPSHTGLLKYALTEQNFSDTLVMLVASMTHPWSLMEALEKWVSILREHIDRLKIPSEKMRDYEQSLVRFFQEYSAPEEGHSTSAPHRGDSNPLHPSASATDEEKVLLPLGESTLSQNLGIPIVVVITKSDAISTLEKEHDFREEHFDFIQQHIRKFCLSYGASLLYSSVKEDRNCELLYKYLVHRIYGFPFTSQAYVVEKDSVFVPSGWDNEKKISILYENMSSMKPEDAFDDVIAKPVTRKPVQRDAEITAEDEQVFLMKQQTQLSKQPQPGTQGPAEGTPQRMQRPQVQRTPERQGSSPSTPGRGKSPKVSIYYNNSCCVGDLMAQFGCFIKYTCHIVSLIGFAPCFLVKFRSFLSLHLLHVSSVSGTHTHYHWCFIIYTY from the exons ATGGCGCCCATCGGAGAAAAGGATGACAGGATGGGCACGTCGGTTGGGGATGATGGCTCAACAGATGACTCTCAAAATTTGTG ggCCCATATTTTGAGTGAGGTTCAGTCCAGCTCAGCCTCCAAGTTGTCATCATCTAGATCAGTATTAGTGTTAG GTGACAATGACTCCGGCAAGACTACATTGATAGCCAAGCTTCAGGGAGTGGAGGAGCCGAAGAAAGGCTCTGGATTGGAATACTACTACATTGATGTTAAAGATGAATACAGAGACG AACAAGCACGACTAAATGTGTGGTGCCTGGACGGAGACCCGAGTCACACTGGACTCCTGAAGTACGCGCTGACAGAGCAGAACTTCTCCGACACACTGGTGATGTTGGTGGCCAGTATGACACACCCCTGGTCTCTCATGGAGGCCCTAGAGAAGTGGGTGTCCATTTTGAGAGAACACATTGACAGACTGAAGATACCCTCAGAGAAGATGAGGGACTATGAACAAAGCT TGGTTCGGTTCTTCCAGGAGTACAGTGCCCCAGAGGAGGGTCATTCCACTTCAGCCCCACACCGGGGGGACAGCAATCCCCTCCATCCCTCTGCCTCGGCCACAGACGAGGAGAAGGTCCTCCTCCCACTCGGGGAAAGCACGCTATCACAGAACCTAGGAATTCCAATAGTAGTAGTTATAACAAAG AGTGACGCAATCTCAACATTGGAAAAGGAGCATGACTTTCGAGAAGAGCATTTCGATTTCATTCAACAGCATATTAGGAAGTTCTGTCTAAGTT ATGGTGCATCATTGTTATACTCATCTGTGAAGGAAGACCGGAACTGTGAATTATTGTACAAATATTTAGTACACAGAATATATGGATTCCCCTTCACATCTCAAGCCTATGTGGTGGAGAAGGACAGTGTCTTTGT ACCATCAGGTTGggataatgagaagaaaattagcatattatatgaaaatatgaGTAGCATGAAACCAGAAGATGCATTTGATGATGTCATAGCCAAACCAGTCACGAGAAAG CCGGTGCAGAGAGATGCTGAGATCACTGCTGAAGACGAGCAGGTGTTCCTCATGAAACAACAGACACAACTGAGCAAGCAACCCCAGCCGGGGACGCAGGGG CCTGCAGAGGGCACCCCACAAAGGATGCAGCGTCCACAGGTACAACGCACCCCGGAGAGACAGGGGTCATCACCAAGCACGCCTGGCCGAGGCAAG AGCCCCAAAGTAAGTATATACTACAACAACAGCTGCTGTGTGGGTGACTTGATGGCTCAGTTTGGTTGCTTCATTAAGTATACCTGTCATATTGTTTCTCTCATTGGCTTTGCACCGTGTTTTCTTGTCAAATTTAGATCATTCCTGTCACTCCACCTTCTCCATGTATCATCTGTATCAGGAACACACACTCATTACCACTGGTGCTTTATAATATACACATACTAA